One stretch of Nitrosococcus watsonii C-113 DNA includes these proteins:
- a CDS encoding flagellar protein FliT, producing MSFSAVTEHPIFEPEAVKGALDELLVLSQKMLLKAQESAWRELAELQAERDGLLQHSFSREQILVMLPSARQRLERLLSLNEEIAALCQLERNRFSQEIKKLHQGSQARDIYRAYNF from the coding sequence ATGTCCTTTAGTGCCGTTACTGAGCATCCCATTTTTGAGCCTGAAGCTGTCAAGGGTGCTTTGGATGAACTCCTTGTCCTCAGCCAGAAAATGCTTTTAAAGGCCCAGGAAAGCGCTTGGCGGGAGCTGGCGGAGCTACAAGCCGAGCGGGATGGGCTATTGCAGCATAGTTTTTCTCGGGAACAGATCTTGGTTATGCTCCCTTCCGCTCGGCAACGCCTGGAACGGCTGCTCTCGCTCAACGAGGAAATAGCTGCTCTTTGCCAGTTAGAGCGCAATCGTTTTTCCCAAGAGATAAAAAAACTACACCAAGGATCTCAAGCTCGCGACATCTACCGTGCCTATAATTTTTAG
- the fliS gene encoding flagellar export chaperone FliS, which produces MIQNGALQQYRQIGAQSAVIAADPHRLIQMLLEGALEKITVARGAIARHDITQKGVNIGGAIDIVSGLQVSLNRERGAEIADDLDRLYDYIVGRLLEANLRNDAAILEEVAYLLGEIKQGWEAISPVNSPMPALGSAKPGAASSANTR; this is translated from the coding sequence ATGATCCAAAATGGAGCACTACAGCAATACCGCCAGATCGGCGCCCAAAGTGCCGTGATCGCCGCCGATCCCCATCGCCTTATCCAAATGTTACTAGAAGGTGCCCTAGAGAAAATTACGGTGGCCAGGGGAGCGATAGCACGCCATGATATTACGCAGAAAGGTGTGAATATCGGCGGCGCCATTGATATTGTCAGTGGCTTGCAAGTAAGCCTGAATCGAGAGCGGGGAGCTGAAATTGCTGACGATTTAGACCGCCTTTATGACTATATTGTGGGGCGCCTTCTGGAAGCTAACCTCCGTAATGATGCGGCGATATTAGAAGAAGTCGCTTACCTTTTAGGCGAAATCAAACAGGGGTGGGAAGCCATTTCTCCAGTAAATTCTCCAATGCCGGCCCTTGGGTCTGCCAAGCCTGGAGCTGCTTCTAGCGCCAATACCCGTTAG